One genomic window of Vibrio parahaemolyticus includes the following:
- a CDS encoding TrkH family potassium uptake protein — translation MQFRSIIRIVGLLLALFSVTMLAPALVALLYRDGAGVPFVTTFFVLLFCGAMCWFPNRRHKHELKSRDGFLIVVLFWTVLGSAGSLPFLIADNPNISVTDAFFESFSALTTTGATVIVGLDELPKAILFYRQFLQWFGGMGIIVLAVAILPVLGIGGMQLYRAEIPGPVKDTKMTPRIAETAKALWYIYLSLTIACAVAFWLAGMTPFDAISHSFSTIAIGGFSTHDASMGYFDSYAINLITVVFLLISACNFTLHFAAFASGGVHPKYYWKDPEFRAFIFIQVLLFLVCFLLLLKHHSYTSPYDAFDQALFQTVSISTTAGFTTTGFADWPLFLPVLLLFSSFIGGCAGSTGGGMKVIRILLLTLQGARELKRLVHPRAVYTIKVGGSALPQRVVDAVWGFFSAYALVFVVCMLGLIATGMDELSAFSAVAATLNNLGPGLGEVALHFGDVNDKAKWVLIVSMLFGRLEIFTLLILLTPTFWRS, via the coding sequence ATGCAATTTCGTTCAATTATTCGAATCGTCGGGCTTTTGCTCGCGCTTTTTAGTGTCACCATGTTGGCACCCGCACTGGTTGCGCTTCTTTATCGAGACGGCGCTGGTGTACCTTTTGTCACGACTTTTTTTGTGCTGCTTTTTTGTGGAGCGATGTGTTGGTTTCCTAACCGTCGGCATAAACATGAGCTCAAATCACGTGATGGCTTTCTTATTGTTGTTCTTTTCTGGACGGTTTTGGGCAGCGCGGGTTCGCTTCCATTTTTAATCGCAGATAATCCCAACATTTCTGTGACTGACGCTTTTTTTGAATCCTTCTCTGCTTTAACTACGACAGGGGCGACCGTTATTGTCGGACTTGACGAGTTACCTAAAGCGATTTTGTTCTACCGCCAATTTCTACAATGGTTTGGTGGGATGGGGATCATCGTACTTGCGGTCGCTATTTTGCCAGTGTTGGGCATCGGTGGGATGCAGTTGTACCGCGCAGAAATTCCGGGTCCAGTGAAAGATACCAAAATGACCCCGCGCATAGCCGAGACAGCAAAAGCGCTGTGGTACATCTATTTAAGCCTGACAATCGCTTGTGCGGTTGCTTTTTGGCTCGCGGGCATGACGCCGTTTGATGCTATCAGCCACAGCTTCTCTACCATTGCGATTGGTGGCTTCTCAACTCACGATGCCAGCATGGGCTACTTCGACAGTTACGCGATTAACCTGATTACCGTAGTGTTCTTGCTGATCTCTGCTTGTAACTTCACTCTGCACTTTGCGGCATTTGCCTCTGGTGGGGTTCATCCTAAGTATTACTGGAAAGACCCGGAGTTCCGCGCATTCATCTTTATTCAGGTGTTACTGTTTTTGGTTTGCTTCTTACTACTATTGAAGCACCACTCTTACACATCACCTTATGATGCGTTTGACCAAGCATTGTTCCAAACTGTCTCAATTTCGACAACCGCAGGTTTCACCACAACCGGTTTTGCAGATTGGCCATTGTTCTTGCCAGTGCTGTTACTGTTCTCCTCTTTTATAGGAGGATGCGCAGGTTCGACCGGTGGTGGTATGAAAGTGATCCGCATTCTGCTCCTTACCTTACAAGGTGCGCGTGAACTTAAACGTTTGGTTCACCCTCGTGCGGTTTACACCATCAAAGTCGGAGGCAGTGCATTACCGCAACGTGTGGTCGATGCTGTATGGGGATTCTTCTCAGCATACGCGTTAGTGTTTGTGGTATGTATGTTGGGTTTGATTGCAACAGGCATGGATGAGTTAAGTGCATTCTCTGCCGTAGCAGCGACACTCAACAACCTTGGCCCTGGATTGGGCGAAGTCGCACTTCACTTTGGTGATGTAAACGACAAAGCGAAATGGGTGCTGATCGTCTCCATGCTATTTGGTCGTCTGGAAATCTTTACCTTACTTATTCTACTCACGCCGACGTTTTGGCGTAGTTAA
- a CDS encoding LysR family transcriptional regulator gives MELEDIYRRDLNLLVALRVLIEESSVSKAATRLNLSQSAMSRVLGRLRDLLGDPLFTRQGQHLIPTQKALEIDRSLGEPLESLRQLLSPVEFDPQQCDQTFTIATTDYAMQTILPFALPRIYQEAPNVSFNFLPLQHDRLSDQLTYEGADLAICRPTGPVEPLRSEILGRVGVLCLLSKQHPLANQEMSLDDYLSHPHAMIAISDGVKALIEQALIDKPQRKMVLRAYHLEAALAIVDTLPIIITVPADLAYLVAERYDLVVKPLPFQFTPFDYSMIWHARCEHSPAQEWLRSVVREECSRLIAKRIEDMGLN, from the coding sequence GTGGAACTAGAAGACATCTATCGCCGAGATCTGAATTTATTAGTCGCGTTGCGTGTACTGATTGAAGAAAGCAGCGTCAGTAAGGCGGCAACTCGCCTTAATTTAAGCCAATCGGCGATGAGTCGTGTGTTAGGGCGATTACGCGATCTGCTTGGTGATCCGCTGTTTACGCGCCAAGGTCAGCACTTGATCCCAACCCAAAAAGCGCTAGAAATTGATCGCTCTTTAGGTGAACCGTTGGAATCGCTGCGCCAATTGTTGTCGCCCGTCGAGTTCGATCCTCAGCAGTGCGATCAGACGTTCACCATCGCGACCACGGACTACGCTATGCAAACTATCCTGCCGTTTGCTTTACCGCGCATTTATCAAGAAGCGCCGAATGTGTCGTTTAACTTTTTGCCTTTGCAGCATGACCGTTTATCCGATCAGTTGACTTATGAAGGGGCCGATCTCGCCATTTGTCGCCCAACTGGCCCCGTAGAGCCGCTGCGTAGCGAGATTCTTGGTCGCGTTGGCGTGTTGTGTTTACTGTCCAAACAGCATCCTTTGGCGAATCAAGAGATGAGTTTGGACGACTATTTGAGCCACCCTCACGCGATGATTGCCATCAGTGACGGAGTGAAAGCGTTGATTGAGCAAGCTTTAATCGACAAGCCGCAACGCAAAATGGTGCTGCGTGCGTACCATTTAGAAGCTGCGCTGGCGATTGTGGATACTCTGCCTATCATCATTACCGTTCCGGCAGATTTGGCGTATCTGGTTGCTGAGCGCTATGACCTAGTCGTAAAACCGTTGCCATTCCAATTTACGCCTTTTGATTACTCGATGATTTGGCATGCGCGCTGTGAGCATTCTCCTGCTCAAGAATGGCTGCGCTCCGTTGTGCGTGAAGAGTGCAGCAGGCTGATTGCGAAGCGAATCGAAGACATGGGATTGAACTGA
- the acuI gene encoding acrylyl-CoA reductase (NADPH), with protein MFNALVLNQEDKRTIANIEQIDETQLPEGDVLIDVDYSSLNYKDGLAITGKGKIIRNFPMVPGIDLAGTVVSSDDARYQAGDKVVLTGWGVGENHWGGMAQRARLKADWLVPLPKGLDSKKAMMVGTAGFTAMLCVQALLDANIKPEAGEILVTGASGGVGSVAVTLLAQLGYKVAAVTGRVEQNGPLLEKLGASRIIDRVEFEEPARPLEKQIWAGAVDTVGSKVLAKVLAQMDYNSAVAACGLAGGFDLPTTVMPFILRNVRLQGVDSVMCPTEKRIAAWEKLVELLPDSYFEQACTEVELAEAPKYAEDITNGQVTGRVVIKL; from the coding sequence ATGTTTAATGCTCTAGTTCTAAACCAAGAAGACAAACGTACTATCGCAAACATCGAACAAATCGATGAAACACAACTGCCGGAAGGCGACGTACTGATTGACGTTGATTACTCATCGTTAAACTACAAGGACGGCCTTGCGATCACAGGGAAAGGTAAAATCATCCGCAACTTCCCAATGGTACCAGGCATTGATCTAGCAGGTACGGTCGTAAGCTCTGACGATGCACGCTACCAAGCAGGCGATAAAGTCGTTCTTACTGGCTGGGGTGTCGGCGAAAACCACTGGGGCGGTATGGCGCAACGTGCTCGTCTAAAAGCGGATTGGTTGGTTCCTCTACCAAAAGGCTTAGACAGCAAAAAAGCAATGATGGTCGGTACAGCTGGCTTTACCGCAATGCTGTGTGTTCAAGCTCTGCTGGATGCTAACATCAAACCAGAAGCTGGCGAAATCCTTGTCACTGGCGCCAGTGGCGGCGTAGGTTCGGTGGCAGTGACGCTTCTGGCTCAACTGGGCTACAAAGTGGCAGCCGTTACTGGTCGTGTTGAACAAAACGGTCCGCTTTTAGAAAAACTGGGCGCAAGTCGCATCATCGACCGTGTTGAATTTGAAGAGCCTGCACGCCCACTAGAAAAACAAATTTGGGCTGGCGCAGTCGACACCGTTGGCAGCAAAGTGCTAGCGAAAGTATTGGCGCAAATGGATTACAACAGCGCCGTCGCGGCGTGTGGTCTTGCTGGCGGTTTTGACCTGCCAACCACAGTAATGCCGTTCATCCTACGTAATGTGCGTCTGCAAGGTGTGGATTCCGTGATGTGTCCAACCGAAAAACGCATCGCAGCGTGGGAAAAACTGGTTGAGCTACTACCAGACAGCTACTTCGAGCAAGCGTGTACTGAAGTAGAGCTCGCTGAAGCGCCCAAATACGCCGAAGATATTACCAACGGCCAAGTAACGGGTCGCGTAGTCATCAAGCTGTAG
- the fadA gene encoding acetyl-CoA C-acyltransferase FadA — MTNQTRNVVVVDCLRTPMGRSKGGAFRHTRAEDLSAHLMKGILARNPQVNPSEIEDIYWGCVQQTLEQGFNIARNAALLAGLPIEIGAVTVNRLCGSSMQALHDGTRAIMTGDAEICLIGGVEHMGHVPMNHGVDFHPGMSKNVAKAAGMMGLTAEMLGKLHGISREQQDEFAARSHARAHAATLEGRFKNEILPTEGHAADGTLFQLDYDEVIRPETTVEGLSQLRPVFDPASGTVTAGTSSALSDGASAMLIMSEEKANELGLKIRARIKGMAIAGCDPSIMGYGPVPATQKALKRAGLAIEDMDVVELNEAFAAQSLPCAKDLGLLEVMDEKVNLNGGAIALGHPLGCSGARISTTLINLMEAKDAKYGLATMCIGLGQGIATVFERP, encoded by the coding sequence ATGACTAATCAAACCAGAAACGTTGTCGTAGTCGATTGTCTACGTACCCCAATGGGTCGCTCTAAAGGTGGTGCTTTCCGTCATACTCGTGCAGAAGACCTTTCTGCGCACCTAATGAAAGGCATTCTGGCACGCAACCCGCAAGTGAACCCAAGTGAGATTGAAGACATCTACTGGGGCTGTGTGCAACAAACGCTTGAGCAAGGCTTTAACATCGCGCGTAATGCAGCGCTGCTTGCTGGCCTACCAATTGAGATTGGCGCAGTAACCGTGAACCGTCTGTGTGGCTCATCTATGCAAGCCCTGCATGATGGTACTCGAGCAATCATGACAGGTGACGCGGAAATTTGCCTGATCGGCGGTGTCGAGCACATGGGTCACGTACCAATGAACCACGGTGTGGACTTCCACCCTGGCATGTCGAAAAATGTCGCCAAAGCCGCTGGTATGATGGGTTTAACCGCTGAAATGCTTGGTAAGCTTCATGGTATCAGCCGTGAGCAACAAGATGAGTTTGCGGCGCGCTCTCACGCTCGTGCTCACGCAGCAACATTGGAAGGTCGCTTTAAAAACGAAATCCTACCAACCGAAGGCCACGCAGCAGACGGTACGTTGTTCCAGTTAGATTACGATGAAGTGATTCGTCCAGAGACCACCGTTGAAGGTCTGTCTCAACTTCGTCCGGTATTCGACCCAGCGAGCGGCACCGTAACAGCCGGTACATCTTCAGCCCTATCCGATGGTGCATCCGCAATGCTGATCATGAGCGAAGAGAAAGCCAATGAACTTGGTTTGAAGATTCGCGCACGAATCAAAGGCATGGCGATCGCAGGTTGCGATCCATCCATCATGGGTTACGGCCCTGTACCTGCAACGCAAAAAGCGCTCAAACGTGCAGGCCTTGCAATTGAAGATATGGACGTTGTCGAGCTAAACGAAGCGTTTGCAGCGCAATCTCTGCCATGTGCGAAAGACCTAGGTCTGCTTGAGGTGATGGACGAAAAAGTGAACCTGAATGGCGGCGCGATTGCTCTAGGTCACCCATTGGGTTGTTCTGGCGCACGTATCTCAACAACGCTTATCAACCTAATGGAAGCCAAGGACGCCAAATACGGCCTTGCGACCATGTGTATCGGTCTTGGTCAGGGTATCGCTACTGTCTTTGAGCGCCCGTAG
- the tusA gene encoding sulfurtransferase TusA: MSFNPELATKTLEAEGLRCPEPVMMVRKTIRNMQDGEVLLVKADDPSTTRDIPSFCRFMDHQLIAAQTEQLPYQYLIKKGLE, from the coding sequence ATGAGCTTTAATCCTGAACTGGCAACAAAAACGTTAGAGGCGGAAGGACTGCGCTGCCCAGAGCCAGTGATGATGGTCAGGAAGACAATTCGCAACATGCAAGATGGTGAGGTTTTGCTAGTAAAAGCGGACGACCCATCGACAACTCGAGATATTCCGAGTTTCTGCCGCTTTATGGATCACCAGCTGATTGCAGCGCAAACAGAACAACTGCCTTATCAGTACCTGATTAAGAAAGGTTTGGAATAA
- the hemG gene encoding menaquinone-dependent protoporphyrinogen IX dehydrogenase gives MAKALFLYSSREGQTKKIFHYIEEQLTDFECELVDLHNVETMDFNQYEKVLIGASIRYGHLNKKLYQFIERNLTQLEQNKVAFFCVNLTARKEDQGKDTPEGSAYIRKFLIKSPWKPTLIGVFAGALYYPRYGWFDKMMIKFIMSMTGGETDTTKEVEYTNWEKVALFADKFKEL, from the coding sequence GTGGCAAAAGCATTATTTCTATACTCTTCTCGTGAAGGGCAAACCAAAAAAATCTTCCACTATATAGAAGAGCAATTAACAGACTTTGAATGTGAGCTGGTGGATTTACATAATGTAGAGACGATGGATTTCAACCAATATGAAAAAGTGCTCATTGGTGCCTCTATTCGTTATGGTCACTTAAATAAGAAGCTATACCAATTTATTGAACGCAACCTCACTCAGCTAGAACAGAATAAAGTGGCTTTCTTCTGTGTGAACTTAACCGCCCGCAAAGAAGACCAAGGGAAAGATACCCCAGAAGGAAGTGCCTACATTCGTAAGTTCCTAATCAAATCTCCTTGGAAGCCAACATTAATTGGAGTCTTCGCTGGTGCCCTTTATTATCCGCGCTACGGTTGGTTCGACAAAATGATGATCAAGTTCATTATGTCGATGACTGGTGGTGAAACGGACACGACTAAAGAAGTGGAGTACACCAACTGGGAAAAAGTGGCTCTTTTCGCGGATAAATTCAAAGAACTGTAG
- a CDS encoding YigZ family protein, with protein sequence MNDQPYLIPSAPALFEEEIKKSVFITYLAHTPSVDAAKAFVDQIKAKHSDARHNCWGFVAGRPEDSMKWGFSDDGEPSGTAGKPILAQLSGSGVGEITAVVTRYSGGIKLGTGGLVKAYGGGVQQALKLLQTIEKKITTKLRLTLDYGFMPIAQSIMPQFGAVEVAAEYSDQVILVVEIELREVSAFTQAIINKSGAKAIVTPLDGQ encoded by the coding sequence ATGAATGACCAGCCTTATCTGATTCCCTCAGCGCCAGCTCTGTTTGAAGAAGAAATCAAAAAAAGTGTCTTTATTACCTACCTCGCACACACGCCAAGCGTTGATGCGGCGAAGGCGTTTGTTGATCAAATTAAAGCCAAACACTCGGATGCAAGACACAATTGCTGGGGATTCGTAGCGGGCAGACCTGAAGATTCAATGAAATGGGGCTTTAGCGATGACGGCGAGCCGTCCGGGACTGCTGGCAAGCCAATTTTGGCACAGCTATCGGGCTCTGGCGTGGGAGAAATCACTGCGGTAGTGACGCGATATTCAGGGGGCATCAAGCTTGGTACTGGCGGTTTAGTCAAAGCTTACGGCGGTGGGGTGCAGCAAGCTCTCAAGCTGCTTCAAACTATTGAGAAAAAAATAACCACAAAACTCAGACTAACGTTAGACTATGGGTTTATGCCTATTGCACAGTCGATCATGCCTCAATTTGGTGCGGTAGAAGTCGCTGCTGAATATAGCGATCAGGTAATATTAGTGGTGGAAATTGAGCTTCGTGAAGTGAGCGCGTTTACCCAAGCTATCATCAATAAAAGTGGGGCAAAGGCAATTGTAACCCCACTCGACGGACAATAA
- the fadB gene encoding fatty acid oxidation complex subunit alpha FadB, whose amino-acid sequence MIYQADTLQVKEIQDGIAELSFCSPKSVNKLDLATLESLDKALDALTSHQGLKGLMLTSDKDAFIVGADITEFLGLFAKTNAELAQWLQFANSIFNKLEDLPIPTISVLKGHTLGGGCECVLATDMRIGDKTTSIGLPETKLGIMPGFGGCVRLPRVIGADSAMEIITQGKACRADEALKIGLLDAVVETDALYESALQTLTSAINEKLDWQARRKQKTSPLTLSKLESMMSFTMAKGLVAQKAGPHYPAPMTAVITIEEGARFARNEALDIERKYFVKLAKSEEAKALVGLFLNDQYIKGIAKKAAKSASKDTERAAVLGAGIMGGGIAYQSALKGVPVLMKDIAQPSLDLGMTEASKLLNKRLAQGRIDGFKMAGILASITPSLHYAGIENSDVIVEAVVENPKVKATVLSEVESHVGEDTVITSNTSTIPINLLAQSLKRPENFCGMHFFNPVHRMPLVEIIRGEKTSDETINRVVAYAAKMGKSPIVVNDCPGFFVNRVLFPYFGGFSMLLRDGADFTKVDKVMERKFGWPMGPAYLLDVVGIDTAHHAQAVMAEGFPERMGKQGRDAIDALFEANKYGQKNGNGFYSYTIDKKGKPKKTFTEDILPVLADVCADKQEFDEQTIIQRMMIPMINEVVLCLQEGIIATPQEADMALVYGLGFPPFRGGVFRYLDSVGIAEFVEMAKQHADLGAMYHVPQMLIDMAAKGESFYGAQQQGSI is encoded by the coding sequence ATGATTTACCAAGCCGACACCCTACAGGTAAAGGAAATACAAGATGGCATAGCAGAACTGAGCTTCTGCTCCCCTAAATCCGTAAACAAGCTCGACCTAGCAACGCTAGAGTCTCTCGATAAGGCTCTTGATGCGTTGACTTCACATCAAGGTCTAAAAGGCTTAATGCTCACTTCAGATAAAGACGCGTTCATCGTTGGCGCAGACATCACTGAATTCTTGGGCCTCTTCGCTAAAACAAACGCCGAGCTCGCTCAATGGCTACAATTTGCCAATAGCATCTTCAATAAACTAGAAGACTTACCCATTCCGACAATCTCAGTACTTAAAGGTCACACACTTGGCGGCGGCTGTGAATGCGTGCTGGCTACCGATATGCGTATCGGTGACAAGACCACCAGCATTGGCCTACCAGAAACCAAACTGGGCATCATGCCAGGCTTTGGTGGTTGTGTGCGTTTGCCGCGTGTTATCGGTGCAGATAGCGCGATGGAAATCATCACGCAAGGCAAAGCATGTCGTGCAGATGAGGCCTTGAAGATTGGTTTATTGGATGCTGTGGTTGAAACTGATGCGTTGTATGAATCCGCATTGCAAACACTGACTTCAGCTATCAACGAAAAGCTCGATTGGCAAGCACGTCGTAAACAAAAAACCTCGCCACTGACACTCAGCAAGCTAGAGTCAATGATGAGCTTCACGATGGCAAAAGGCCTAGTGGCACAAAAAGCGGGCCCACACTACCCTGCGCCAATGACTGCAGTTATTACGATTGAAGAAGGCGCACGCTTTGCACGTAACGAAGCGCTCGACATTGAACGCAAATACTTCGTTAAACTCGCGAAATCAGAAGAAGCCAAAGCTCTGGTTGGTCTGTTCCTCAACGACCAATACATCAAAGGCATCGCGAAAAAAGCGGCGAAATCAGCAAGCAAAGACACTGAGCGAGCAGCGGTATTAGGCGCAGGCATAATGGGTGGTGGCATCGCTTACCAATCTGCGCTGAAAGGCGTGCCAGTATTGATGAAAGACATCGCCCAACCATCTCTCGATTTAGGCATGACCGAAGCGTCTAAACTGCTGAACAAACGCCTTGCTCAAGGTCGTATCGACGGCTTCAAGATGGCGGGAATTTTGGCATCAATTACCCCAAGCCTACATTACGCAGGCATCGAAAACTCAGATGTGATTGTTGAAGCCGTTGTCGAAAATCCAAAAGTAAAAGCAACGGTACTGAGCGAAGTCGAATCGCACGTTGGTGAAGACACCGTCATTACATCAAACACATCGACGATTCCAATCAACCTATTGGCACAATCACTTAAACGCCCAGAAAATTTCTGTGGTATGCACTTCTTTAACCCTGTGCATCGCATGCCTTTGGTTGAAATCATCCGTGGTGAGAAAACTTCTGATGAAACCATCAACCGCGTAGTGGCTTACGCAGCGAAAATGGGTAAATCCCCAATCGTCGTGAACGACTGTCCGGGATTCTTCGTCAACCGCGTATTATTCCCGTACTTTGGCGGTTTCAGCATGTTGCTTCGTGACGGTGCAGACTTCACTAAAGTCGACAAAGTCATGGAACGCAAATTTGGCTGGCCGATGGGCCCGGCGTACTTGCTTGATGTAGTCGGCATCGATACTGCGCACCACGCACAAGCGGTGATGGCAGAAGGTTTCCCTGAGCGAATGGGTAAACAAGGTCGTGACGCGATTGATGCTCTATTCGAAGCCAACAAATACGGTCAGAAGAATGGCAACGGTTTCTATAGCTACACCATTGATAAAAAAGGTAAGCCTAAGAAAACCTTCACTGAAGATATCTTGCCAGTACTGGCAGACGTCTGCGCGGATAAACAAGAGTTCGATGAGCAGACCATCATCCAACGTATGATGATTCCGATGATCAACGAAGTGGTGCTGTGTCTGCAAGAAGGCATTATTGCAACTCCTCAAGAAGCAGATATGGCGCTGGTTTACGGCCTTGGTTTCCCTCCATTCCGCGGCGGTGTATTCCGCTACCTAGACAGCGTAGGTATTGCTGAATTTGTTGAAATGGCAAAACAGCACGCTGATCTAGGCGCGATGTACCATGTTCCGCAAATGTTGATTGATATGGCGGCGAAAGGCGAAAGCTTCTACGGCGCGCAACAGCAAGGTTCTATCTAA
- the ilvY gene encoding HTH-type transcriptional activator IlvY gives MNIKSLQLFIHLCESKSFAKTAAAMHISPSALSRQIQKLEEETNQQLFARDNRSVEQTTQGKKLMPVALKILSEWQQYQNHIKGTEGELKGEIRLFCSVTASYSHLPELISDFRLQHPFIEFKLSTGDPAQAIDKILADEADIAISAKSEQMPNKIAFETISEIPLSVIAPVGVSSFAEELQKEQPDWSIIPFILPEAGTARDRANTWLKKMKIKPNIYAQTSGHEAIVSMVALGCGVGIAPDVVINNSPVREKINRLKVLPIKPFELGVCCTKNQLENPLVKAFWKVAESKYIAP, from the coding sequence ATGAATATCAAAAGCCTGCAACTTTTCATTCATCTCTGTGAGAGTAAAAGTTTTGCCAAAACCGCTGCAGCCATGCACATCAGTCCTTCTGCCCTCAGTCGACAAATACAAAAGTTGGAAGAAGAAACAAATCAACAGCTGTTTGCTCGCGATAACCGCAGTGTAGAGCAGACAACCCAAGGCAAAAAATTAATGCCTGTCGCGTTAAAAATTCTTAGTGAATGGCAACAGTATCAAAACCATATAAAAGGAACCGAAGGCGAGCTAAAGGGGGAAATTCGTCTCTTTTGTTCGGTGACCGCCAGCTACAGCCATTTACCAGAGTTAATTTCCGATTTTCGTCTTCAGCATCCTTTTATTGAATTTAAGCTATCAACCGGTGACCCAGCTCAAGCAATCGACAAAATACTAGCAGATGAAGCCGATATTGCCATCTCAGCCAAATCGGAGCAGATGCCAAACAAAATCGCGTTTGAAACGATCAGTGAAATCCCTCTGTCTGTCATCGCTCCTGTCGGTGTCAGTTCATTTGCTGAGGAATTGCAAAAGGAGCAGCCAGATTGGTCAATCATTCCATTCATTCTTCCGGAAGCAGGCACAGCAAGGGACAGGGCTAATACTTGGCTCAAAAAAATGAAAATAAAGCCGAATATCTACGCGCAAACGTCAGGACATGAGGCCATCGTAAGCATGGTTGCATTGGGATGTGGGGTGGGTATCGCACCGGATGTCGTAATCAACAACAGTCCAGTAAGGGAAAAGATTAATCGCTTAAAAGTATTGCCAATTAAGCCATTTGAACTTGGTGTCTGTTGCACCAAAAATCAGTTAGAAAACCCATTAGTGAAAGCTTTTTGGAAGGTGGCGGAGAGTAAATACATTGCACCTTAA
- the ilvC gene encoding ketol-acid reductoisomerase translates to MANYFNTLNLREQLDQLGRCRFMDREEFVSEADYLKGKKVVIVGCGAQGLNQGLNMRDSGLDVSYALRQAAIDEQRQSFKNAKNNGFEVGSYETLIPQADLVVNLTPDKQHTNVVETVMPLMKEGAALGYSHGFNVVEEGMQIRKDLTVVMVAPKCPGTEVREEYKRGFGVPTLIAVHPENDPKGDGWDIAKAWAAATGGHRAGCLESSFVAEVKSDLMGEQTILCGMLQAGSIVCYEKMIAEGIDPGYAGKLLQYGWETITEALKFGGITHMMDRLSNPAKIKAFELSEELKDLMRPLYNKHMDDIISGHFSSTMMADWANDDKNLLGWRAETGETAFENYPETDIEISEQEYFDNGILMIAMVRAGVELAFEAMTASGIIDESAYYESLHELPLIANTIARKRLYEMNVVISDTAEYGNYLFANVATPLLREKFMPSVGTDVIGKGLGETSNQVDNATLIAVNETIRNHPVEYIGEELRGYMTDMKRIAVGG, encoded by the coding sequence ATGGCTAACTATTTCAATACCCTAAACTTGCGAGAGCAATTGGATCAACTTGGTCGTTGTCGCTTTATGGACCGTGAAGAATTTGTATCTGAAGCGGATTACCTGAAAGGTAAAAAAGTGGTCATTGTGGGCTGTGGTGCTCAAGGTCTAAACCAAGGCCTAAACATGCGCGATTCTGGTCTTGATGTGTCTTACGCACTACGTCAAGCTGCGATCGATGAACAGCGTCAATCGTTTAAAAACGCCAAAAATAATGGCTTTGAAGTTGGTAGCTACGAAACGCTAATTCCTCAAGCAGATCTGGTTGTTAACTTAACGCCAGACAAACAGCACACTAACGTTGTTGAGACGGTGATGCCACTAATGAAAGAAGGCGCTGCACTAGGTTACTCTCACGGTTTCAACGTTGTGGAAGAAGGCATGCAGATTCGTAAAGATCTGACCGTTGTCATGGTTGCTCCTAAGTGTCCTGGTACAGAGGTTCGTGAAGAATACAAACGTGGTTTTGGTGTTCCTACCCTAATCGCGGTTCATCCAGAGAATGATCCGAAAGGTGACGGTTGGGATATCGCGAAAGCTTGGGCTGCAGCTACAGGTGGTCACCGTGCGGGTTGTCTTGAGTCTTCTTTTGTCGCTGAGGTGAAATCAGACCTAATGGGTGAGCAAACCATTCTATGTGGCATGCTACAAGCGGGGTCTATCGTATGTTACGAGAAGATGATTGCTGAAGGCATTGATCCGGGTTATGCAGGTAAGCTACTGCAGTACGGTTGGGAAACCATTACGGAAGCTCTGAAATTCGGTGGTATCACTCACATGATGGACCGTCTATCTAATCCTGCGAAAATCAAGGCGTTCGAGCTTTCTGAAGAATTAAAAGACCTAATGCGTCCACTATATAACAAGCACATGGACGATATTATCTCTGGTCATTTCTCTAGCACCATGATGGCTGACTGGGCAAATGATGATAAAAATCTTCTAGGATGGCGTGCAGAAACTGGTGAAACTGCATTTGAAAATTACCCAGAAACGGACATTGAGATTTCTGAGCAAGAGTACTTCGACAACGGCATTCTAATGATTGCAATGGTCCGTGCTGGGGTTGAACTGGCATTTGAAGCGATGACAGCTTCTGGAATCATCGATGAATCAGCATACTACGAGTCTCTACATGAACTTCCGTTGATTGCTAATACTATCGCACGTAAGCGTCTATATGAGATGAACGTGGTTATCTCTGATACGGCTGAATACGGTAACTACCTATTTGCTAACGTAGCAACGCCTTTATTACGTGAGAAATTCATGCCTTCTGTTGGTACAGATGTTATTGGTAAAGGCCTAGGCGAAACGTCTAACCAAGTGGATAACGCGACTCTTATCGCAGTGAACGAGACTATCCGTAACCACCCAGTGGAATACATTGGCGAAGAACTACGTGGCTACATGACGGATATGAAGCGCATCGCGGTTGGTGGCTAA